The genomic segment gggggtttgggattgacacgtacacaatgctatatttaaaatagataaccaacaaggacctattgtacagcacagggaattctgctcagtattctgtaataacctaaatgggaaaagaatttgaaaaagaatagatacatgtatatgtatacctgaatcactttgctatccccctgaaactaacacaacattgttaatcaactgttctccaatataaaataaaattaaaaaaataaattaaggggCAGGTTCTGATAGGttcagaggaggaggaagtcaGGAGAGGTTTAGGGAAGTTCAGCGAGAGAATTAGAATGAGACAGCAGAGGGCATTGAGGAGGTGTAGGCAGcacagaagggaagaaggaagatggcaccagatggggtggggggggggcctgaGCACAGGGGCTGCTTCATCCAGAGACAGAGGAGATAGGGTGTGGGTGTGGGAAGAGGCCTCAGaagccattttgtttttcttcaattgtttgtttgcttcagttaatttaaaaattgtattttgctAAGAGACAATTTTAGAATCTTGATAATGTTTAGAAGCCTCAAAATACCAATCAAAATAGGAATCCCatttagttttgaaaatttttagagCCATGGGTGTCCAATTCATCTTTAGAAAAGTAAGcttgagaaatttaaaagttcCCCATAATGACCATCAGTGTTCTAAATTACTTTGGGTTGAGTTGGTCCATTTAATTAGAAATGTACATGAGAGGGAATTCTctggttaggactttgtgctgtcactgctgaaggcccaggtttgatccctgcttggggaactaaaatcccacaagctgtatggcacagccaaaaacaaacaaacaagcacaaacaaagagacaaaataagaaatatacatgAGGAAGGACCAcagtttttaaacaaaactggctgaagggggtggagggggcactTTCAGAACATGTAGATTACTGGGATCCCTTTTGTTAGAGGTTTTTCtctagaggaaaggaaaaaaactttctGAACAGCACAGTTCCAACAGGAATAGCCCAGATCCAAAGGAATTGGACCAAAGACTTAGCAGCACAGTTTCAGTAGGAACAGCCTGATTTCAAGAGACAGGTCAAAGTGCCAAACAAAGACTCTCAGAAAGGACAAAGCCTTtaaagaaaggatgaaaaaacAGATCTCAAATAAAGCCTGGAGAGcctcaaaacacaaaaaaagagtggagCTTGAATCTAGGAGAAAAGTTACCCTCAAATTCTAGGGTCCGCAAGAAAGCAGTGAGCTCAATAGGCTCTGCAAGTCCACACCCGTTTGCTTCCTGCCTTGGAGTTATCAGGGGTCGTCTCTGGatcccacttctgacaccaagtaatgttgacctaaaacaacaaaaatgtcagTTATTTTACTAGCCAAAATGGTTTCTTTGGGAAgagcaaagaattgcaattcaagGTAGGCAACCATGGTGAACCACAGGTAAGTCTGGAGAACAAAGGAGAGGAACTttcttttatagaggagaagggggagttgggaggggctgttctaaacaaagagtccattggAAGAAACAGGGAGTTGGAAGTGtggtggcttttcattggctgagatGTGCTGGTGAAGTAAAGACagtctcagatgaaggaaaactaagagaatgtGTAGGCAGCAGAACTTCTGTAAAGGGACAATCAAGTGAGATTCTTCAGACAGAAATCAAGTGATACCAGAAGGAAACTTGGAACACCAGGAATAAGGAAGAGCAGCAGAAGTGATACATATCATAGCCTATTCTCCTctcaagttctttaaaatatgttgcacaataaaagcaaaagtcaCAGCCTTGTCTAGGGGGGATTTCAATGTCAGTCAGTGTGGTGTATAAGACAACTATAGCGTGAAAGGTGATAGGTAAAGAGACCAACATGGTGTGAGGTTTCTACATTCCAACCAAAGTGGTAAACAGACTGTGAAAAGTTATGTACGTATTTTGAATTCCCTAGAAAAACCACTAAGATATTATACAAAATGGATATAGTCATAATcataatagaaaaaatttaatgGCATACTAAAACAAAGgttcaaataacataaaagaaggcagaaagggggaaaagaaggaatgaaaagaaaaataacatgctAGACCTAAATTCAAATTACCATTTTGAATCAAATTACCAAATACCAGTTGACTTACCAAATTCAAATTATCCATAATTACACTAGGTGTAAATGGATTCCTCTCATAACCTAGGAAAGTGCAAGGGTTTTAGGAACTGAGAACCGGAAacagatgaagaccaaatatatatttctcattataaatcacaatatcaaaATCTGTTTACAAGAAACTTActtcaaatataatgataaagtaaattaaagtaaaaggatggaagttgatataccatgcaaatactaatcaaaagaagACAGGAGTGAGTGGTTTTGTTAATATCATGCAATGTAAACTTTAGAGCAAAGAGAATTACTGGGGATAAACAGGGACATTACATATTGATAAAAGGGACAATTCTTCAAGAAGCCATAACAATTCTAAAGGTATGCACCTAAAAACAGAGctttaatagaaaaaaacacttgaatccaaaattgacagaactgaaagtagaaacagacaaatccataaGTACAGTTGGAGTCAGCAGTACTTCTCTCTCAGTAACAGATAAAACTAGTAGACAGAAGTTCAGCAAGGATATAAAATAAGTGAACAATACTATCAACCAACTGGACATAATGACATTTACAGCACACTCCACACAACAGCAGCAGAATGTACATTCTTCTTGGGTGCACGTGAAACATCCACCAAAATAAAGCatatcctgattttaaaaaaacaaaccttagCAAATTTAAGATAATTGAAAACATACAAAGCATGTCCTCTGACTATAATAGAATGagagtagaaatcaataaaagcaaGATGTCAGGAAAATCTTTAATCACTTGAGAATTAAATACCACAATCCTCAATAATCCATGGATCAAAGAGGAAGTCTAaagggaaacaaaatattttgaactgaataaaattaaaatacagtatatgagaaaattgagagatgcagctaaagctgttcttagagggaaatttatagtacaaatgcttacattagaaaagaagaaaggtctcaaatcaataatctaagcttccatCTTAAGAAATTGGcggggggggacttcctaggtggcacagtggttaagaatctgcctgccaatgcagggcacacaggttcgagccctgctctgggaagattccacatgccacagagcaactaagctggtgcaccacaactatttagcctgtgctctaaagtccatgagccacaactattgagcccgtgtgccacaactattgaagcccatgtgcctagagcccgtgctgcacaacaagagaagccaccacaatgaggagcccgtgcaccacaatgaagagtagcccccactctcagcaactagagaaagcccgtgtgcggcaacaaagacccaacacagccaataaataaattaaataaattaattaaaaaaaaaaaagaaattgggggacttccctggtggcacagcagttaagattccaagctcccaatgcagggagcctagattcaatccctggtcagggaactagatcccatatgtatgccgcaactaagagttggcatgtcacaactaaggagcctgcctggcacaactaaggagacttcctaccacaactaaagagcatatgtgctgcaactaaggagccagtgagccacaagtgaggagcctgtgagccacaactaaggagcccacctgccacaactaagacccagagcaaccaaattaattaattaattaaaaaaagaaattggaaaaagaTGAGCAATATAAACCAAATcatgcagaagaaaggaaataaatataagagcagaaatcaaaagACTgtggaaacaaaaaatagaaaaaaaattgtgaaacataAAGATGATTCTTTGGAATGACCAATAAAATCGATAAATCTCTATcaacactgccccccccccccaaaaaaagtgcaGACACAGATTACCAATCTCAGGAATGAGATTACCACAGACACTGTGAAAGGATAGGAAAGGAACACTCTGAACAACTCTGTTGACACATATTCAGCAGCTGGGCTGACGTGGACCAAGTCCTCAAAAgccacaaactaccaaaactcactcAGCATGAACTAGATAGCTTGAATAGCCCTATCACTACTAAAGACATTAAATCTGTAGTTAAGTTACTTatcttctgaaaaagaacatttcaggTGATTTCACTGGCAAAttatacaaaacattttaaaaagaaatacaaagtctACAAATACCGCCCAGCAGCACCCCAGTACTGAACCAGCActagaaagaaaacagcaaaccTTTGTGAACACagctgcaaaaatcctcaacagataCAATTATTCTTATTCTTTGAGGTAGTTCTTTTCTATGAAGTCACTGCAAACTCTAAGTTAGCCAACACTGAACCAGTGCCGCCCCAGGGTAATAGAGGCTCAGGTTCCTGAAAGcacaaaagtataaaaaacatGGCACAAAATAGACCGTGAAAAGGATGCTTGTTTACAGCAGCAGCTAAAACAAGAAGGCAGTGTCGCCTTGTTCACCCTCAGCTGAGGACGTGCACATCAAGCCACTCATCTTTTTGCTGCTCTGCTCATGTCCACAGATGACCGTGAAAGCGTTGCAAGTATTGATTTGGGGATTACAAAACCATTTTGAGGTTAGTAGGCAAAATCGCAAATACAAAATCCACAAATAACAAGGCCCGACTGTGTCAGCAAATAAAATCCAGTGATATAAAAAGAAGATAACGCAGCACAACCAAGTGCAGTTTACCCTGAGAACACAAGGCGGGTTCAGTATTCAAGAAGACGGATCAACTCAATCCACCACACCGAGTGTCCAAGGGAGAAAAATCATACGAACATATTAGTGGATGAAGACAAAGCACGTGACAGGATACAGCGCTCGTTTGTAATGAAAGATGTCGCCGTGGAGAAGGGAGCTTCCCTGCCCTGACAAAGGGCACCTGCGTAACAGCTACAACTAACCCCGGGCTGCGTGGAGGATGACCCTTCAAGCTGGGAGCAAGGCTCCCGTGCGCAGTCATCACCCTGCTCCACGCAGCCAGGAGTCCTGGCCAGTGCAGGAGgcgagagagaggaagaaaaggcacACACGAGAGGAGGCGATGCCACTGTCCCGTTTACAGACCACACAGCTGTCCACGTCAAAAACACGAGGGAATCTACGCGAATTCCTGGGGCTAAGAGGCGGGCTTAGCGAGGTGGTGGGTACGAGGTCAACCACAAAAACCAGCTGCATCTACTTACAACCAGTGAACAACGGAAAACTGAATTttggggatgtccctggtggtccaatgggtaggACTtcgcattcccaatgcagggggcctgggcttgatccctggtcggggagctacatcccgcatgccacaactaagaagtccacatgctgcaatgagGATCCTGCGTGCCGCACCTGAGACCCGGCGCAgcctaaatacatacataaatatttttaaaaaagagaaaactgaatttttaaaagtacgaTTTACAATAGCTCCCCACCAAAATGaagtacttaggtataaatctaacaaaacaagCACCGGATCACTGTTCTGAACATTAGAACAATGctgatgaaaaagaaattaagactaAACACTAACTAGAGAGAAGAGTAAttgtgttcatagattggaagactcaaAATTGTAACGATATCCATTTTCCACAAAGTGATTATAGAGTTTTGACATAacgccaataaaaatttcagGAGAATTTCTTTGTATGTAAAGAGGGGCTGACTATAAAATTTATGGGGGCATaggaactagaatagctaaaacaattttgaaaaagaaaattgaagctGGAGGACTCACTGCTCAATATTAGACTTACTGTGTGACTGCCTAATCAAGACGGAACTAGGGACGAGAGACACAGTAGAGGGTGCAGAGATGGGCCTCCCAAACACAGCCACTTGGGCAGAGGTGCAGGGTGTCCACAGAGGAAGGGTAggcttttttttcaattttatcgAAGCACAGTCGACGTACAATTTTGTGTTAACttctcctgcacagcaaagggactcacgtataaatatatattctttttcgtattcttttcctttatgatttgtggcaggatattgagtatagttccctgcgctatacagtaggacgttgtttatccatcctgtgtgtaatagtttgcatctgttaaccccaacctcccattccttcccttccctacgccccctcccccttggccgcCACAAGTCTgtttgtcctctatgtctgtgagtctgtttttatttcGTAGATAGGTTGATTGTATcgtattttaggttccacatttaagtgatatatttgtgtttctctttctgacttaatacTTCGCttcgtatgatcatctctaggtccatccatgttgcagcaaatggcagtatttccttctttttttgatggctgagtcatattccattgtattatatgtaccacatctttattttttaaaacatacatttatttatttatttatttaccttggTTGCCCcagtctcagttgcggcatgcagacttcttcattgcagcatgtggactcttcgttgcggcatgcgtgtgggatctagctccccgaccagggatgaaacccaggctccctgcattgggagctcggagtcttacccactggaccatcagggacgTCCCTACCACATCTCCTTTAGGAAGGATGGTCTTCTCAATACCCCGTGTTGGTGCCTCAGCCGTCCACGTGCAGAGGAGGTGGGCTTGACCAAGCCACACATCTTACAAAGAATCATTCAAAATGGGTCATAGATCAAGTTACATCACAAAGCTGGAAGACTTGAGGAGAAAGAAATCTTCATGACCAGGGGTGAGGCAAAAAGTTCTTAGTAACGACACAAAAAGACCACCCACAAAAACACGCTGATGAATTTGACTTTgtcaagaattttaaaacttgctCTGTGAAATACACTGTTAAGACAAGCTACAGAGTGAGAGAACGTATTTGCGAACCTCGTACAGGAGTAGGGGCTGCATCTAGAATAAGATAAAGAATTCTCTAAACTCAACAGGAAGAAATCCAATGATCCAATCAAAAGACGTGACACTTCACCAGAGAGGATACATGTGTGTAAACAAGCGCATGGGAGACACTCAGTCCTTGGTGCAAACTGAAGCCACAGTGCGGCTGGACTGTGCAATGGTCAGATCGGCTGAAATTAAAAGCCGCGCCACGGATCCCGGAAGGACGCAGAGAAACCAGCTCTCTCGCGCCAGAGAACACCTGTGCGTGTCTGAATCGCGCTGCACCCCGCAGCCTGTCTCCCGGGCGGGAAGTGACAGCTCGGGTCCAGCAAAGCCTCGCACGTGAACGTCCACGGCCGGAGCGTGGGAGCCCCGGCGCCTGCAGCCCCGGGGGTCAGCGAACGCCGCTCGGCAGGGCAGCCGGGCCTGGGCACAGAGGGAGGCGCGGGCCCCAGGCCTCCAGCCGCGTGGAAGGAGCCAGGCTCACTGCGTCTCTGTgacgccccacccccgcccctgccaaGGACAGAACGTCAGCAAGAAGAGCCAGTGGGGTGGAGGGTCGGGGCCGGGCTGGGCAGATCCGGTGCTGGTGGCCGTGGTCACAGGAACCGACACGCGTGCACAAAAAAGGCAATTTTACCGCACGCTTGAAAACCACCAGACACCTGGACACGGGGCTGACTCTCACCCCCTCCGGGGACCGGACGGCAGCCGGTCCTGCCTCCCGGCCTTTGCTCTGGCCGAGCCCTTGGCCTCGGGCCCTCTCCAGTCACCTGACTCTGACCTGCCCTTCGCCCGAGCCCTGGCTCTGCTCTCCtgctggggcggggctggggcggaGGGCAACGTCTCCAGGAGGGGCCAccctgggcgggggtgggtgaCCCCGGGTGGGGCAGGCGGCAGTGGCTCGGCACCCACCTGGCCGCAGACCCAggcgcgcgggggcgggggggggtggtgacCAGCGTGGGCGGGACAGCACCTGGCGGGTGCCTGCGAGGTGACAGACAGCCCAGCTTCCTCCTCGCTGCCGCCACGCGTCCACCATCCCAGGTGAGGGGGGCCGTGCTGGTCTGGGGTGCTGGCAGGTCCTGAGGGGTGCCCTGACTGTGGGCGTCTCCCCAGCCTCTCTGCCCACCCACCGGGGGCTCAGGCGCTACGTGCCCTGGGGGTGGGTGTGGAGTGGGGTCCCGGCGTCGCGGGCCCCGCCTGTGACCTGTCTGTCTGCGTGAGGGGCCCGTGGCGGCTGCCGGGGACACAGGCTGCGGCCCATCCGGCCTGGCCTGTCGGTGGCTCGAGCAGGTCACCgtcctctctgagccttgctcTTCCCTCTTTAAAATGGGGTCGTGACGCTGACTGGCCGCCCCACTGCCCGCGCTGGCCCGGAGCCCGGGGACCTGCATTCACCCCGGGCGGCGGGCACTCCCCGGGAACGGCGGCCTCCTGCGGGGGAGTGACGCCACACAAAGTCCGTGGGCCTCAAAGCTCTGCAGACCTTGCACGTTTCCTTCTGGCAGCGGCGGCGGCTGGCCCGGGGCTCCTGGTGACCTGGTGTGCGTGGGCGCCGTCAGGGGCTCTGGGGGCTGCAGAGGGCCCCGCGGAGACCTCGGCCCCCGAGCCGCTGGCACAGCCTGTGCAAACCACCTTCCGGGGTCAGCCGGGGCCACCTGCCGAGGGGCCGTCACGGGGCCAGGTGGAAAGTTTCAGGATCAGATCAGAGAAGCCCGAGCTtgtgtttttaaacagaaaccaGATGTATCTGCTCAGAACTCCTCAGCCTTCAGGTCCTTTAGTGGAGAAACCGCGCTTCCTGGGACCCCGCTGACCTTACCCCCTGGGTTACACACGGGCCGCCTGGCGACAGTTAGATACCCAGGCCGTCACCTGTCCCCGCCTGGTTCAGGGCTCTTAGAAAACTGTCCTGGGAGAGGCCTGGAGTGGGAGCTGCAGGGAGGAGCCAGGTCGGTGGGAGAGGCGGGGTCCTGGGCTCCCCGAGTTCCGTGTGGAGCTGGGCTCCTCctgtgagggaggggaggggacggggtCCTGGgacggtgggggcggggggctgccaGGTCACACGGCTGGCTCCGCGGGTCCCCGGTGTGGCATCAGGAAGGGCTCTGCAGGACGTCCTCCGCGCTGTGTCACAGGCTTGCCTGTTGCCAGACAGggaccccagggcccagcccccgGCCCCTCTGACACCGTGACAAGTGGGCAGCCTGGCCCTGCGGCATGGTCTCTGGTCCTGCCTGTCAGCCCAGCCAGCTGGAGCGGCTGAGCCAGGGGAGGACCGAGGGGCTCTCCAGGGCAGCGGCCCTGAGGCCGGCGCAGTCTGGGTGCCCACCGCCGCCCTCCCCCACAGGTGCCTGTCCTGCCCCTCCATGGGGCTGACCTGGAAGCAGCGGGTCTTCACAGCCCTGCTGGGGGCTGCGGCCGTCTCAGGCCTCACCACGCTCATTCTCATCCTGGTGGGGGCCACCCACGTCCTCCTGCCCGCCGACACCAAGGTGTGCCCCCGGACCCCACGTGGgggggggctgggcggggccgCGGCGGCCCCCACGCCCCCTGACCCCGGTGTCACCCCCAGTTCGGGATCGTGTTCGACGCTGGGTCCTCCCACACGTCACTCTTTGTGTATCAGTGGCCGGCAAACAAGGAGAACGACACGGGTGTGGTCAGCCAAGCCCTGGCCTGCCAGGCGAGAGGTCAGCGGGCAGCCCCCTCCACGGGGGATGGGGTTGGGAGCGGCAGGCCGCTGCCCGGCGGGGCTTCCCAGCTGGAGGGAGGTTTGGGAAGTGGTACAGGCTGGAGCGGGGCAGCAGCAAATCACCCTGAAGGaaaggggctcagagaggttccgTGAGTTGCCCTGGGGGCGCCGCTGGTCAGCGGGCACTGGGCCGGGCTCCGGAGGGGTCCTGCCTGGGGCTGCGGAGATCCGACCCAGACCCTCCCCGCTCCTGGGGGCTCTAGACGAGGCGTCCCTCCTGCTCTCTTCCGACTCCACGTGGCCTCTCCCACGTGCCTCCAACctccctcttctgtctcttaaaaGGCCACTGGTCACTGGATTTGGGGCCCACCTGGGGAATCCAGAATGAGCTCATCTTAAGACCCTAACTTAATTGCACCTACAAAGACCCATTTTCTAAACACAGTCCCACGTGCAGGCTCCGAGGGTGAGGACGTGGACGCGTCTTTGCGGGGGCTGCCTGTCTGCCTCCCGCAGGCCCTTGTGGCTGGGCTTCCTTCAGGGCCTGGAGCCTCACCCCGCGCTGCTGTGTTTCAGGGCCCGGCATCTCCTCCTACGCCTCTAACCCTGAGCAGGCTGGCGAGAGCCtgcagggctgcctggaggaggcgcTGGCGCTGATCCCAAAGGCCAAGCATCAGGAAACGCCCATGTTCCTGGGGGCCACGGCCGGCATGAGGCTGCTGAGGTAGGGAGGCTGGCGGGGAGCCCTCCGCCTCCCCGGGGCGCCGCGTGGAGCCGAGGCCCTGGcctgggcgggggaggaggggtggctcTTGCCAGCTCCGGCCCCAATCCTCCTGCACAGCCAGAAGAACAGCTCTCAGGCGGAGGACATCTTCGCGGCGGTCAGCCAGGTCCTGGGCCGGTCTCCCGTGGACTTCTGGGGTGCTGAACTCCTGGCTGGGCGGGATGAAGGGGCCTCAGGTTGGATCACCATCAACTACATCCTGGGCCTGCTTGTGAAGGTGCCACAGGCAcccccgggcgggggcgggggcgggggcggtccCTGTGGCCGGTCCCGGGACTCAGTGTCCCCCGTCTGTGGCCAGTACTCCTTCTCTGGAGAGTGGATCCAGCCTCTGGAGGGGGCGCTGGTGGGCGCCCTGGACATGGGTGGAGCCTCCACCCAGATCACCTTTGTGCCCGGAGGCCCCATCCTGGACAAGGCCACCCAGGCCACCTTCCGGCTCTACAGCACCAGCCACAGCGTCTACACCCACAGCTACCTCTGCTTTGGGCGCGACCAGATGCTGAACCGGCTGCTGACGGCACTGGTGCAGGTGGGCCTGCTCTgccgggggagggcggggagccGGCCGGGCTGGTGCTCAGagccgccccgccctccccacagCGCAGCCCCGGCCTCCTGGTGCGCCACCCCTGCTACCACAGCGGCTACCGGGCCACGCTGGCCTCGGGCCCCCTGTATGAGTCACCCTGCATCCAGGCCGCGGCCCCCGCGGACCCCGGCCAGAACCTCACCGTGGAGGGGACGGGGAACCCTGGGGCCTGTGTCGCCGCCATCCGGGACCTCTTCAACTTCTCCGGCTGCGACGGCCAAGCAGACTGTGCCTTCGACGGGGTCTACCAGCCCCCCGTGCGGGGCCCGTTCTACGTGAGCTCCCGCAGCCTGCCCTCGGGGCCCAGCTTCCCCCCGGAGCCCCAGAGGCCCGACCCCAGGGGGCCCTTGGGGAGCCTGGGACCCCAGGTCAGGTGGGGTGGGGCCAAACCTAGCTCGTCCCGGGCCCCTCTGCGCCGCGCCCCACCTGGGCacaccaccctcctcccccccaggCTTTCTCCAACTTCTACCACACCTTCCACTTCCTGAACCTCACCTCCAGGCCGCCGCTGGCCACGGCCAACGCCACCATCTGGGAGTTCTGCCAGAGGCCCTGGAAGCAGGTTCGTGGGTCCTGGCAGCTCCCCCCACCcgtggccccgcccccaggctgcaggctccgCCCAGCAGGGGCTTGGGGGGATCCCACCGGGGGGGAAACCCACCCCGGGCAGTGCGGCCCAGGAGGTGGGGCCTCACCAGGCTCCCGGCGCCCAGGTGGCGGGGAGCTCGCCCGGGCAGGAGCGCTGGCTGCCTGACTACTGCGCCTCGGGCCTCTACATCCTCACGCTGCTGGTCGAGGGCTACGGGTTCAGCGAGGAGACCTGGGGCGGCATTGAGTTCCGCGAGCAGGTGACGGCTCAGGGTGAGGGGGCCAGGGGTCCGGG from the Hippopotamus amphibius kiboko isolate mHipAmp2 chromosome 2, mHipAmp2.hap2, whole genome shotgun sequence genome contains:
- the ENTPD8 gene encoding ectonucleoside triphosphate diphosphohydrolase 8, encoding MGLTWKQRVFTALLGAAAVSGLTTLILILVGATHVLLPADTKFGIVFDAGSSHTSLFVYQWPANKENDTGVVSQALACQARGPGISSYASNPEQAGESLQGCLEEALALIPKAKHQETPMFLGATAGMRLLSQKNSSQAEDIFAAVSQVLGRSPVDFWGAELLAGRDEGASGWITINYILGLLVKYSFSGEWIQPLEGALVGALDMGGASTQITFVPGGPILDKATQATFRLYSTSHSVYTHSYLCFGRDQMLNRLLTALVQRSPGLLVRHPCYHSGYRATLASGPLYESPCIQAAAPADPGQNLTVEGTGNPGACVAAIRDLFNFSGCDGQADCAFDGVYQPPVRGPFYAFSNFYHTFHFLNLTSRPPLATANATIWEFCQRPWKQVAGSSPGQERWLPDYCASGLYILTLLVEGYGFSEETWGGIEFREQAGGTDIGWTLGYMLNLTSLIPAEAPTQGRAQSCGVWVAGVVFVVLTLTAVLGASAVQLFWLQD